A single genomic interval of Dysidea avara chromosome 6, odDysAvar1.4, whole genome shotgun sequence harbors:
- the LOC136259411 gene encoding ankyrin repeat domain-containing protein 39-like: MGEESSAKDHEKVHSLFETEFNVPKSSVTNVLRLGKPGGSKARLLLVTLSDEHHKHLVMKQASKLRATERWNNIYDGDTALHYASDRGHLEVVNTLLSSGANILATNYYGWTALHCASDRGHLEVVNTLLSSGANILATDNYQGGDTPLHLAAIYNRYDVCLILLQHGSSVKMRNKFQLGFWRTSLNDSECVTVLRMSQYVAMILNQK; this comes from the exons ATGGGTGAAGAGTCTTCCGCTAAGGATCACGAAAAGGTTCATTCGCTATTTGAAACAGAATTCAATGTACCAAAGTCAAGTGTAACTAATGTGCTGCGGCTTGGAAAGCCAGGTGGTAGTAAAGCAAGATTACTTTTAGTAACACTAAGTGATGAGCACCACAAGCACTTAGTTATGAAACAGGCTTCTAAACTCCGAGCAACTGAAAGATGGAATAACATCTAT GATGGAGATACTGCACTACATTATGCCAGTGATCGTGGACACCTGGAGGTGGTCAACACTCTACTAAGTAGTGGAGCTAACATATTAGCTACTAATTAT TATGGATGGACTGCACTACATTGTGCCAGTGATCGTGGACACCTGGAGGTTGTCAACACTCTACTAAGTAGTGGAGCTAACATATTAGCTACTGATAAT TATCAA GGTGGGGATACTCCACTACACTTGGCTGCCATCTATAATCGGTATGATGTGTGTTTAATACTGCTACAACATGGTTCCAGTGTGAAAATGAGGAACAAA TTTCAATTGGGCTTCTGGAGAACATCATTGAATGACAGTGAATGTGTCACTGTACTAA GAATGTCTCAATATGTAGCCATGATTCTGAACCAGAAATAG
- the LOC136259413 gene encoding uncharacterized protein, with protein sequence MSIERSRCSAYSDDLRWRIVWHKLALGMDDKSTASNLCVDPSTVFRIMKRFNASGGSVSKKEYPKDCRVLKLTKPVEAVILNMLMHKPGAYLREVQEELSRVYGVNVHQSTLCQFLKKSGFTRQKMKIVSARQDKHLRETFAVDVSLYDSSMLVFVDETGTDMRDSLRKYGYSVRGKPITSHKLTCRGQRVSAIVAMTTTGILDYKLTKDTVDSDEFKDFIEGLLPMLMNFNGTNPNSIVIMDNCAIHHCSDVTGLLREVGVMVHFLPPYSPDYNPIEEAFSKVKTVLKCMESTLHSGVVDLETCIAAAIASVTPDDCQQYVHHCQIYG encoded by the coding sequence ATGTCTATTGAAAGAAGCAGGTGCTCTGCTTACTCGGATGATCTACGATGGAGGATCGTGTGGCATAAGTTGGCTTTAGGGATGGATGATAAATCCACCGCTTCCAATCTCTGCGTAGACCCTTCAACTGTGTTTAGAATCATGAAACGGTTCAATGCAAGTGGCGGTAGTGTAAGTAAGAAAGAATATCCAAAGGACTGCCGAGTGTTAAAGCTAACCAAGCCTGTGGAAGCAGttatattaaacatgttgatGCATAAGCCAGGTGCGTATTTGAGGGAAGTACAGGAAGAATTAAGTCGTGTGTATGGTGTCAATGTACACCAGTCTACGTTGTGTCAGTTTTTAAAGAAGAGTGGATTTACCAGACAGAAAATGAAGATTGTATCTGCCAGGCAAGATAAACATTTAAGGGAAACATTTGCAGTAGATGTAAGTTTGTATGATTCAAGTATGTTGGTGTTTGTGGATGAAACTGGTACAGATATGAGGGATAGTTTAAGGAAATATGGATACAGTGTCAGGGGTAAACCGATCACTTCACACAAACTTACATGTCGTGGTCAACGTGTATCAGCCATTGTAGCGATGACGACCACtggtattctggattacaaACTTACTAAGGACACAGTAGATTCCGATGAATTCAAGGACTTCATTGAAGGTTTACTTCCGATGCTGATGAATTTCAATGGAACAAATCCAAATAGCATTGTTATTATGGATAATTGTGCAATTCACCATTGTAGTGATGTTACAGGATTGTTGAGAGAAGTTGGGGTTATGGTACACTTTCTGCCACCATATTCTCCTGACTATAACCCCATAGAAGAGGCTTTCTCTAAAGTCAAGACCGTTTTGAAATGTATGGAGAGTACATTGCATAGTGGTGTTGTTGACCTAGAGACATGCATAGCTGCAGCTATTGCTTCTGTCACTCCTGATGATTGTCAACAATATGTACATCATTGCCAGATTTATGGATAA
- the LOC136259414 gene encoding uncharacterized protein, translating to MSKEASGKAGSAGVGFPNLLGLNALQLLPLLNNQNLGNQLTFNLNGGGSVASRQAESPVPRATATYKYNVKIFNPASSAAKSPKFIVRQLHNFQEKFVDLAAVKTKIITTFCTDVHSVSKISAVGYFEGKQKRWLCDDIDVQMMYKVFTGANCEIQLWCERSVVKESTGNNNNKRVPSKRDRHEEEVSDIFEDLKMKHKEMELPKLRLWARMIANGVHESTEEPPNVPMITDAAKAMAQAFTGSPSTSQHVAVHNSSAAACTTAATQPTVTTSTATSVAAISPSRLADVRMKHYEQLRYLHKMFDDGILSEEEFLEQKGKIMDSLRLL from the exons ATGTCGAAAGAAGCCAGTGGTAAAGCAGGGAGTGCGGGAGTTGGATTCCCAAATCTTCTGGGTTTAAATGCGCTTCAACTGTTGCCACTCCTAAATAACCAGAACCTCGGAAACCAGCTGACCTTCAATTTAAATGGTGGTGGTTCAGTAGCTTCACGTCAAGCCGAGAGTCCTGTGCCTAGAGCAACAGCTACGTACAAGTATAATGTGAAGATTTTTAATCCAGCCTCTTCAGCAGCTAAGTCTCCAAAATTCATAGTTCGTCAACTACATAATTTTCAAGAGAAATTTGTCGATTTAGCTGCGGTAAAGACGAAGATAATTACGACATTCTGTACAGATGTACATTCTGTCAGCAAAATCAGTGCAGTTGGCTATTTCGAAGGAAAGCAGAAGCGATGGTTATGCGATGATATTGACGTACAAATGATGTACAAAGTGTTTACTGGTGCTAATTGTGAGATACAGTTGTGGTGTGAAAGGTCGGTGGTTAAGGAGTCAACaggtaacaataataacaaacgTGTACCATCTAAGAGAGATCGACATGAAGAGGAAGTGAGCGATATTTTTGAAGATTTGAAGATGAAGCACAAGGAAATGGAACTGCCAAAACTGAGGTTATGGGCAAGAATGATTGCTAATGGTGTCCACGAGTCAACAGAGGAGCCACCTAATGTACCGATGATCACAG ACGCTGCTAAAGCAATGGCACAGGCATTCACAGGATCGCCTTCAACATCACAGCATGTTGCTGTACATAATTCATCTGCTGCGGCATGTACCACAGCTGCCACTCAACCAACAGTGACCACTTCCACCGCCACATCTGTAGCCGCAATTTCCCCATCTCGATTGGCAGATGTCAGAATGAAGCACTATGAGCAATTACGGTATTTACACAAGATGTTTGATGATGGTATTCTAAGTGAGGAAGAATTCCTAGAGCAGAAAGGGAAGATTATGGACTCATTGAGGTTATTGTAG